CTGTAGACACCTCCGTCGTACGTACCACTAACAAAATCAGAATCCATTCGATCTGAAGCTATTAATCGATCTTCCTTCTTCCCCCCCCATTCTTGCGTCTTTTTGCACATACTGTTGTTGTTATTCGTCGACTCCATAAAATTGGCATCAGTTGTTAAGTGAACTATATCCTCTTTATCATTTTCAATATTCATACTGTCGCTTTGTTCAGGTAAATTTGTGTCTACATGTTCGTTATATCCTTCATAAATTAAATCATTTAcaacaatattttttgaaaatttctTCATGTTATGTAATATGGTAAGTCCTGGTAAAGGTCCACCTAGCCAGAATAAATTTACAGGGTTTCTTACAATATAGTTCTGATTCATTGGGTTTATGTTTACTTTGTTTATTGATGATATCTTACTAGATTTGGTTTTcctactttttatatttaattcattctttaattttttaaaatttttcttattcttcAAAACAGTTGTTGTTTCTTCCTCTAGTGCATTTTCTGCACGAACCTGCAACGTGTCCGTTTTTTCATCTCTCCTGTTTTGTCCTTTCTGCTCGTATTCGCTCCCTCCCCCATCATCGCCATCTTCGTTTGCTTCGTCCATCTCATCCACTTCGTCTACTTCGTCTACTTCATCCGCATCGTCCACTTCATCCGATTCTTCCTCTTCATCTGCTTCATCCGATTCTTCCACTTCATCCGCTTCATCCGCTTCACCCGTTTCATCCTCTTCATCCACTTCTTCCTTGGCATACTTGCCATCGTACATATGATACCCGCTGTCCCTAACTCCTCCCCTTCTTCTAAGTATACCCCTATCCTTGCCTCTATTTGTAGTGCTACTACTGCAACTGTCAATCCTgctgttatttttttttattattattttttttttatcgtttAGCTTGTCCCCCTCCTCTTCACCACTCTCATCTTCCTCCTCCTCATCCACACATAACTTGTTGGTTTCCTTAAATTTTTGTATCCTCCTGTGAATTCGTTCCTTTTCTTCTTCCGTTAGTTTCTCCACATCCGCGTTACTGTTACTCTTCAtcattatatcatatttGGAAGGAGTCTTTTGTAatttcttcttatttttttccttatcgaatatgtgtatacgattatttattataaccactttccatttattatatttttcaaaataaattttataaaattcatttaacATTTGcagcttttttatttcactcTTTATATCTGTCATTGAGCCAATATTATATGATGGAAGAAATCGTAAATATAAAGGTACCttattcaattttataatataatgagTAATAATATCAAGCAAATGTTCATCCATCATTACAAATAaattgctctttttttttattcgcTTGTTCATAAAATGCTTTGACGAACTTCTAAATTGTATCCTCAAAAACATTTCTTGTAAATCCTTCAACGTGGGGAAGTCCTCTCCACTGCCACTACCACTGCCACTACCACTGCCACTTCCGCCATCACTGCTGCTCTTTTCCTTATCGTACCTAGGACCTTTCTTCCCCTCCATATCCAattctttttctaaatacGCTTCTTTCTTTACAGTGCTTTTGTTTTCCACCAGAATGAGACTGTCCCCCCCGGGTTCACTACTACCAGTATCACTACCTCCACAGCGGTTCCTATCCCTAGCACGACCATTACTGCTACAGCCGCTACTACGTTCGAGGGGAGGTGTTATTACCTTTTCCCCTTCCACTGCTCTACCATGCGTATCATATATATCTCTTATCTGTTCACTGTTTCTATTTGTTTCATGCACGCTTGTGATATTCTGATTACAATTGCCTGATTCCTTTATGGTACTACTCTTCTTTTTGTCTATCCCCAAATGGTTcgttatttcattatttataaattccttcttttttagATATAATTTACTTAGTATTCTTagaatttcctttttatttgatataccccccatataattattgtatatgggatgtttatttaatattaaaccACACACtaaattgtttttatctTTGTGAGTAATTAATATTACCGACTTATTCCATAACATACTTGAGGTTAACGGGTGCGCTATTAATATAGtaccttttttaatttcattctTACTATTCTCTCGTTTCAAAATAATGTTGTTACTCTTACTACGCTTTTGAAGGTTGCACTCAGGGATTCCCACAATATGGCTAGCACTACTCTGGCTAGCACTACTCTGGCTAGCACTACTCTGGCTAGCACTACTCTGGCTAGCACTACTCTGGCTAGCACTACTCTGGCTAGCACTACTCTGGCTAGCACTACTCTGGCTAGCACTACTCTGCATAGCACTACTCTGGATAGCACTACTCTGCATAGCACTACTCTGGATAGCACTACTCTGGCTAGCACTACTCTGGATAGCACTACTCTGGCTAGCACTACTCTGGATAGTACTACTCTGGATAGTACTACTCTGAATAGTACTACTCTGGATAGTACTACTCTGAATAGTACTACTCTGGATAGTACTACTCTGAATAGTACTACTCTGAATAGTACTACTCTGAATAGCACTATTCTGGGTAGAACTATTCTGGGTAGAACCATTAAGTTTAGCATTTTTTTCTGGACCGTCTTTTATCCCCCCTGTGTCGTCGCTACTGCGGTCTCGTGGAGTCTTCTCCTCGCTATTCACGCTGTCAACCTTTGCAATGCTGCTGCTTCTACTGCTCACTCCTTCTGCTACTCCTTCTGCTACTCCCTCTGCTACTCCCTCTGCTACTCCCTCTGCTACTCCCTCTGCTACTCCCTCTGCTACTCCCTCTGCTACTCCCTCTGCTACTCCCTCTGCTGCTCCCTCTGCATTTACTCCATCCGTGGGGTCTTCCCCTCCCTTACTACTCTTCCTACTTACACTCTTTTTTAACACAGatgaccttttttttttcttcgcGTAATGTTCCTCATATGGTATATCAACATGCTCACATTCTCGTTCACTGGACACATTGAAGTTAATTACtcgtaaattatttttgaaaaaattcttttcttcttcgGATGTCCATACACTTCTTGTCCTATCAAACATAGCTGTagtattgttatatttacatgtatgGTCATATGTCTTACTATTTGTTTTATCATTTGCCTTATCGTTTGTATATAGTAGTACTTTATTTTGAATCCTGCCCAAGTGACGAATGGCTGTAAAGcctatgttaaaaaaaatatgatcattatttaagttagtccttaaaaaattaataagttCTGTTCTTAACTTTCTTTTATTAGACTTGATAGGACAATAATGTATATTGTTCTTTAAATAAAGTCTTAAGAATTCATTATACTTGTCACTTTTCTCATTTTCAtatctgtatatatttgataaGAAACATTTCCATATTTCATTGTCatcaaaaaaatttgctAATTTTCCTAACGTTCTTATTAGTGAACGATACaactttttgttttcttttaaagGCATGATTTCACCCAGGTACTGACGTGTTCATGCGCGTGCGGATACGTGTGCGCACGGGCGTGGGGgggaaatatatgtacacatatacgcGTATATacttacgtatatatttcttttacgtgtacgcatatattatatctacGCGAGTATAAATTAGCGGTTAAACAATTATCACCATACATTGGCAAAATTGCTAAGCGTTTTTagttgttcttttttttttctgttttgctattattctgttttgctattattctgttttgctattattatgttttgctattattatgttttgctattattatgtttttctgtttttctgTTTTGCTGTTTTGCTGTTTTGCTGTTATTCGGCTTTTCTGTTTTGCTGTTATTCTGTTTTTCTGTTTTGCTATTATTCTGTTTTTCTGTTATTCTGTTTTTCTGTTATTCTgtttttctgtatttttttttttttttaaaatcgtTTCTGTTTCTCCTCTCGTTTTTTTAAAGCATACAATTTTTGCGTTTAATTATTCTAGCGTTATGTTGGAACAGTAGCTCACAGGGGACTTgccatttttcttttactacaaatgtatatatatatatttgttatatatatacacgtaatATATCATTCATATGCGtactatacatatacataatattattcatatatgtaatatataagaatagtaaaatcttaaaaaaaataaagaaaaaatgactgaatgaacaaattaataatcggacttttttctatttttttgcttcatttCTTTAACTTTGAAATGCCTCTTTTCTTATATACTATGCAAGAGCGCTTTTCATATGTagagaataatatatagcttaaaaaaaaataaattaaggaatatatataaataaaaatattaaccatatatatatatatacatatataataaatgaatatatatgtaaataaatatatcattaaataaatacataattaaatttaaaagtaattaaatatataataaacacatgaacaagtaaaaaataaatgaacaagtaaaaaataaattaacaagtaaaaaataaatgaacaagtaaaaaataaatgaacaagtaaaaaataaatgaacaagtaaaaaataaatgaacaagaaataaataaatgaacaagcaataaataaatgaacaagcaataaataaatgaacaagcaataaatacgtatactagaaggaaaataaataaaacagcGCACCTGCTGTTTCAGCATAAAAAAAgcttaatattatatatcgaACAGTTGTTTCAAaagtataaattaaaacataataaaacgTAAGAATTAACATGGCAAGAAGTATGCTTTTTGTGTAATTCCCTTTTGTAAGTTTTTTTCCTTCACCATAGGgccttatatatatatatatatttatacatatggaAACGTAGTAATACACTCGCTGGCTAAACCGAAGGCAAATGGCTTCCATTGTATGTGcataatttcttcttttttatgtctttttataaaaaatatggaacgatgagaaaaaaaagtcgTCATATGGGATGAACAAGGGGAAGAACAACTAAACGCGTATAGTCAAATTTTTCATGTTAACATCCTTTTTGCATCTTTTCCCCCGAAAATGCGTATGTGTTCgtgcatacgtatatacatacatacgtatataatacatacatacaaacataaacacatacatacaaacataaacACATACATGTACGGTAGTATacttatgtaatatttacatacttGGCCAAATTTGTAATAAAACTGAATTAATTTTCCTGTACCCGATCATGCACAAACAGGTTtgaaatgtttaaaaaaaaaaaaaaaaaaagaaaaaaaaaatttcattttcaaCATTAAAATTGAACTGGGCAATaaggaaattatttttactgtagaggaaaatacaaatgatattttatgtaactctatttacaaaatgaaaGAGAAGATAACGAGCTTTATACGTGTGCTTATAATTTATGggaatcataaaaaaaaaggacttGCAGGACGCTTATTGCAGTAATAGGGAAATATGTACCAGGGCATGTATATTCATGTATAAGCAATTTTTAAGCATCCACATGTGGGTCATACAGTATGCGGGGCTTTCCATTATAACGTTAGATAATGTTGAGTAATTGTGTAAGGGTCAGTTAGTACTTTGTGAAGTCTCCTGAAGTGTAGATGAATATGTTTTTACATGTTCGTATGTATTCACGTGTGTGTGAAACTTACTAACTTCAAATAAACGTttcatagaaataataaGTGAAAACAAAAGAGAACATGAAAAGCACAATAGGCATAATTACGGCCCAATTGAAAAATCCAGAAAATGGAGGAAATGAAATACATTACTTCGAATGACACGCATTTAGAAATTGCCAAATATGTAGGCGTGAATTCACACAcacaagcatatatatatatatatatatatatatgtgcatgcaTATGTGTGTTAATGTATAAGTGTGTTAGTGCACATGtctgtacatgtatatgtgctgAGGGGGTCTAACGAATGAAGGACGATGTTTTGTTAAAAGTGGCCATCGTTTTTGTGCTTTTGAAGTGGTGAAAAgtctcatatttttttttgagcgGTTCGGAGGTATTAGGAGGTTTCAATATGTTTCTTATCTGCTTTTCTAGTATAactaaattttgtttattcttAATACCTGTTAAAAACTTTAGAACAATTTGGTCTTCCCCATGATATTCcaacaataatataagtgtcttttttataaattttttgg
This genomic interval from Plasmodium brasilianum strain Bolivian I chromosome 13, whole genome shotgun sequence contains the following:
- a CDS encoding hypothetical protein (conserved Plasmodium protein), with amino-acid sequence MPLKENKKLYRSLIRTLGKLANFFDDNEIWKCFLSNIYRYENEKSDKYNEFLRLYLKNNIHYCPIKSNKRKLRTELINFLRTNLNNDHIFFNIGFTAIRHLGRIQNKVLLYTNDKANDKTNSKTYDHTCKYNNTTAMFDRTRSVWTSEEEKNFFKNNLRVINFNVSSERECEHVDIPYEEHYAKKKKRSSVLKKSVSRKSSKGGEDPTDGVNAEGAAEGVAEGVAEGVAEGVAEGVAEGVAEGVAEGVAEGVAEGVSSRSSSIAKVDSVNSEEKTPRDRSSDDTGGIKDGPEKNAKLNGSTQNSSTQNSAIQSSTIQSSTIQSSTIQSSTIQSSTIQSSTIQSSTIQSSTIQSSASQSSAIQSSASQSSAIQSSAMQSSAIQSSAMQSSASQSSASQSSASQSSASQSSASQSSASQSSASQSSASQSSASHIVGIPECNLQKRSKSNNIILKRENSKNEIKKGTILIAHPLTSSMLWNKSVILITHKDKNNLVCGLILNKHPIYNNYMGGISNKKEILRILSKLYLKKKEFINNEITNHLGIDKKKSSTIKESGNCNQNITSVHETNRNSEQIRDIYDTHGRAVEGEKVITPPLERSSGCSSNGRARDRNRCGGSDTGSSEPGGDSLILVENKSTVKKEAYLEKELDMEGKKGPRYDKEKSSSDGGSGSGSGSGSGSGEDFPTLKDLQEMFLRIQFRSSSKHFMNKRIKKKSNLFVMMDEHLLDIITHYIIKLNKVPLYLRFLPSYNIGSMTDIKSEIKKLQMLNEFYKIYFEKYNKWKVVIINNRIHIFDKEKNKKKLQKTPSKYDIMMKSNSNADVEKLTEEEKERIHRRIQKFKETNKLCVDEEEEDESGEEEGDKLNDKKKIIIKKNNSRIDSCSSSTTNRGKDRGILRRRGGVRDSGYHMYDGKYAKEEVDEEDETGEADEADEVEESDEADEEEESDEVDDADEVDEVDEVDEMDEANEDGDDGGGSEYEQKGQNRRDEKTDTLQVRAENALEEETTTVLKNKKNFKKLKNELNIKSRKTKSSKISSINKVNINPMNQNYIVRNPVNLFWLGGPLPGLTILHNMKKFSKNIVVNDLIYEGYNEHVDTNLPEQSDSMNIENDKEDIVHLTTDANFMESTNNNNSMCKKTQEWGGKKEDRLIASDRMDSDFVSGTYDGGVYSSTMCSDNGVGSSTARSDGTYSNNIDNLNTYSNNLDSNNLNRNELYRNELYRNNLDSNNLDSNNLNRNNLNRNNLNRNNLNRNNLDENTPRNGKNVCEKKLIKRFIGKATWELDQLMEEVNNDYWIALNCENKELLSKIIFNSTNDFYNNVTNDSSGTPCSLSYAYKGEHIWEKILASLSNDYENISKIPQTMIDSVLKDFRGADSE